A genomic segment from Solea senegalensis isolate Sse05_10M unplaced genomic scaffold, IFAPA_SoseM_1 scf7180000016112, whole genome shotgun sequence encodes:
- the LOC122762822 gene encoding sodium/calcium exchanger 1-like isoform X4, with translation MIQARTSTCQLLLFVTIIWIEVQNPVAAGGSEVTLRSNSTVSNHTKCGGSTECKEGVILRVWKPDNPAFPDRLARASIYFVGLVYMFVGVSIIADRFMASIEVITSQERQITIKKPNGEKITTTVRIWNETVSNLTLMALGSSAPEILLSVVEVCGHNFEAGELGPNTIVGSAAFNMFVIIGLCVSVIPEGQTRKVKHLRVFFVTAAWSIFAYTWLYIILAVSSPGVVEIWEGLLTLSFFPICVVFAYVADRRLLFYKYMYKRYRAGRRRGMIIETEGEPELPQKVDLEMDGKILSSCREVFVDSQVGLDVKDLDEEEARREVSRILKELKLKHPEKELEQLMELANYQVLSQQQKSRAFYRCQATRIMTGAGNILKKHNSDQAKRDAQHEFSSEVSVNDFSSKVFFDPGTYQCLENCGSVALNVVRRGGDLTKTVLVDYRTEDSTANAGSDYRFTEGTVMFQPGETEKEIRVDIIDDDIFEEDEHFLVHLSNVRVISGSAGSEGHEDNPVDALAGLGLPCTASVTIYDDDHAGIFTFEEPLVTVSESVGVMAVKVVRASGARGVVVVPYKTMEGTAKGGGEDFEDTYGVLEFQNDEIFKTILINIIDDEEYEKNKKFFLEIGEPQLLEMSERKAVLLQEVGGFTKTNKQLFGRDIYRKVQGRECSAHSAIINITEEGSKVGVTKKEEEERRIAELGRPTLGEHMKLEVVIEESYEFKNIVDKLIKKTNLALLIGTNSWREQFVNAITVSSGDDEDDDGKDKLPSCFDYVMHFITIFWKLLFALVPPTDVWNGWACFVVSISVIGILTAFIGDLASHFGCTIGLKDSVTAVVFVALGTSVPDTFASKVAAIQDQYADASIGNVTGSNAVNVFLGIGVAWSIAAIYHFFKGQKFRVDPGTLAFSVTLFTIFAFICVAVLVYRRRPDIGGELGGPRVPKILTTCLFFSLWLMYIIFSSLEANCHIQGF, from the exons ATGATCCAAGCCAGGACCTCGACCTGTCAGCTGCTTCTCTTTGTGACCATCATCTGGATAGAGGTCCAGAATCCTGTGGCAGCAGGAGGGTCTGAGGTGACCTTGAGGTCCAACAGCACCGTCAGCAACCACACAAAATGCGGTGGCAGCACTGAATGCAAAGAGGGCGTGATTCTACGGGTGTGGAAGCCAGACAACCCAGCATTCCCTGACCGTCTCGCCAGAGccagtatttattttgttgggTTGGTGTACATGTTTGTAGGCGTGTCCATCATTGCTGACCGCTTCATGGCGTCCATTGAGGTCATCACCTCCCAAGAAAGGCAGATCACCATCAAGAAACCAAATGGTGAGAAGATCACTACAACGGTACGTATCTGGAATGAGACTGTGTCCAACCTGACCCTGATGGCACTCGGTTCCTCTGCCCCAGAAATTCTCCTGTCAGTGGTGGAGGTCTGTGGTCACAACTTTGAGGCTGGTGAACTGGGCCCCAACACCATTGTAGGAAGTGCTGCTTTTAACATGTTTGTCATCATTGGTCTTTGTGTGTCCGTCATTCCTGAAGGACAGACTAGAAAGGTGAAGCACCTGCGTGTATTCTTCGTCACCGCTGCCTGGAGCATCTTTGCGTACACTTGGCTTTACATAATCCTCGCTGTCTCCTCCCCAGGTGTTGTTGAAATATGGGAGGGGCTActcactctctccttctttccaATCTGCGTTGTCTTTGCTTATGTCGCCGACCGCAGACTTCTCTTTTACAAGTACATGTACAAACGTTACAGAGCAGGAAGACGAAGGGGAATGATCATCGAAACCGAGGGAGAACCAGAGCTCCCCCAGAAGGTCGACTTGGAGATGGATGGCAAAATTCTCAGCTCCTGCAGAGAGGTATTTGTGGACAGTCAGGTGGGACTTGATGTGAAGGatctggatgaggaggaggctcGCAGAGAGGTTTCCAGGATCCTGAAGGAGCTGAAGCTTAAACATCCAGAAAAGGAGCTGGAGCAGCTGATGGAGCTTGCCAATTATCAGGTTTTATCCCAGCAACAAAAGAGTCGTGCATTCTACCGCTGCCAGGCAACCAGGATCATGACTGGAGCAGGCAACATCCTGAAGAAGCACAACTCTGACCAGGCCAAGAGAGATGCTCAGCACGAATTCTCCTCTGAGGTTTCAGTGAACGACTTCTCCTCCAAGGTTTTCTTTGACCCGGGTACATACCAATGTTTAGAGAACTGTGGCAGTGTGGCGCTGAATGTTGTGCGTCGTGGTGGAGACCTAACAAAGACAGTCTTAGTGGACTACCGGACGGAGGACAGCACTGCCAACGCTGGCTCAGACTATCGGTTCACTGAGGGAACTGTCATGTTCCAGCCGGGTGAGACTGAAAAAGAAATACGTGTTGATATCAttgatgatgacatttttgaggAAGACGAACATTTCCTGGTTCACCTCAGCAACGTGAGGGTCATATCAGGGAGTGCTGGCTCAGAAGGCCACGAGGACAACCCCGTGGACGCCCTTGCAGGGTTAGGTCTGCCGTGCACAGCCAGTGTCACCATCTATGATGATGACCATGCGGGGATCTTCACATTTGAGGAGCCGTTGGTGACTGTGAGCGAGAGTGTTGGAGTGATGGCGGTGAAGGTGGTTCGGGCCTCGGGAGCTCGGGGCGTGGTGGTGGTTCCATATAAAACTATGGAGGGGACAGCGAAAGGCGGCGGCGAGGACTTTGAAGACACATACGGAGTCCTAGAGTTTCAGAACGACGAGATCTT TAAAACTATTCTGATCAATATAATTGATGATGAAGAAtatgagaaaaacaagaagttCTTCCTTGAGATTGGAGAACCTCAGCTGCTGGAGATGAGTGAGAGGAAAG CCGTGTTACTTCAGGAAGTCG GTGGATTCACAAAAACAA aCAAACAGCTGTTTG GTAGAGACATCTATAGGAAGGTTCAGGGAAGAGAATGCTCTGCCCACTCTGCCATTATCAACATCACAG AAGAGGGGAGCAAGGTGGGTGTGacaaagaaggaggaggaggagcgacgTATCGCTGAGCTGGGTCGACCCACGCtgggtgaacacatgaaactgGAGGTCGTAATTGAGGAGTCGTACGAGTTCAAG AATATCGTGGACAAACTGATCAAAAAAACCAACCTGGCTCTGTTGATCGGGACAAACAGCTGGAGGGAGCAGTTTGTTAATGCCATCACCGTCAGCTCTG gtgatgatgaagatgacgatgGCAAGGACAAGCTTCCATCCTGTTTTGACTATGTCATGCACTTCATCACCATCTTCTGGAAGCTTCTGTTTGCCTTGGTCCCACCCACAGATGTGTGGAACGGGTGGGCGTGTTTTGTGGTGTCCATCTCTGTCATCGGGATCCTGACCGCCTTCATCGGGGACCTGGCATCACACTTCGGCTGCACCATTGGCCTCAAAGACTCGGTCACTGCTGTGGTGTTTGTGGCTCTGGGCACTTCAGTACCAG acacgTTTGCCAGTAAAGTTGCAGCTATCCAGGATCAATATGCTGATGCCTCCATTGGAAACGTGACAGGAAGTAATGCTGTCAACGTCTTCCTGGGTATCGGTGTGGCGTGGTCCATCGCCGCCATCTACCACTTCTTCAAAGGCCAGAAGTTCAGGGTGGACCCGGGAACGCTGGCCTTCTCCGTCACACTCTTCACCATCTTCGCCTTCATCTGCGTCGCCGTCCTCGTCTACCGGCGCCGGCCGGACATCGGTGGGGAGCTTGGTGGACCTCGTGTCCCCAAGATTCTGACCACCTGCTTGTTCTTCAGCCTGTGGCTGATGTACATCATCTTCTCCTCACTGGAAGCCAACTGCCACATCCAGGGCTTCTGA
- the LOC122762822 gene encoding sodium/calcium exchanger 1-like isoform X5 produces the protein MIQARTSTCQLLLFVTIIWIEVQNPVAAGGSEVTLRSNSTVSNHTKCGGSTECKEGVILRVWKPDNPAFPDRLARASIYFVGLVYMFVGVSIIADRFMASIEVITSQERQITIKKPNGEKITTTVRIWNETVSNLTLMALGSSAPEILLSVVEVCGHNFEAGELGPNTIVGSAAFNMFVIIGLCVSVIPEGQTRKVKHLRVFFVTAAWSIFAYTWLYIILAVSSPGVVEIWEGLLTLSFFPICVVFAYVADRRLLFYKYMYKRYRAGRRRGMIIETEGEPELPQKVDLEMDGKILSSCREVFVDSQVGLDVKDLDEEEARREVSRILKELKLKHPEKELEQLMELANYQVLSQQQKSRAFYRCQATRIMTGAGNILKKHNSDQAKRDAQHEFSSEVSVNDFSSKVFFDPGTYQCLENCGSVALNVVRRGGDLTKTVLVDYRTEDSTANAGSDYRFTEGTVMFQPGETEKEIRVDIIDDDIFEEDEHFLVHLSNVRVISGSAGSEGHEDNPVDALAGLGLPCTASVTIYDDDHAGIFTFEEPLVTVSESVGVMAVKVVRASGARGVVVVPYKTMEGTAKGGGEDFEDTYGVLEFQNDEIFKTILINIIDDEEYEKNKKFFLEIGEPQLLEMSERKAVLLQEVGGFTKTNKQLFGRDIYRKVQGRECSAHSAIINITEGSKVGVTKKEEEERRIAELGRPTLGEHMKLEVVIEESYEFKNIVDKLIKKTNLALLIGTNSWREQFVNAITVSSGDDEDDDGKDKLPSCFDYVMHFITIFWKLLFALVPPTDVWNGWACFVVSISVIGILTAFIGDLASHFGCTIGLKDSVTAVVFVALGTSVPDTFASKVAAIQDQYADASIGNVTGSNAVNVFLGIGVAWSIAAIYHFFKGQKFRVDPGTLAFSVTLFTIFAFICVAVLVYRRRPDIGGELGGPRVPKILTTCLFFSLWLMYIIFSSLEANCHIQGF, from the exons ATGATCCAAGCCAGGACCTCGACCTGTCAGCTGCTTCTCTTTGTGACCATCATCTGGATAGAGGTCCAGAATCCTGTGGCAGCAGGAGGGTCTGAGGTGACCTTGAGGTCCAACAGCACCGTCAGCAACCACACAAAATGCGGTGGCAGCACTGAATGCAAAGAGGGCGTGATTCTACGGGTGTGGAAGCCAGACAACCCAGCATTCCCTGACCGTCTCGCCAGAGccagtatttattttgttgggTTGGTGTACATGTTTGTAGGCGTGTCCATCATTGCTGACCGCTTCATGGCGTCCATTGAGGTCATCACCTCCCAAGAAAGGCAGATCACCATCAAGAAACCAAATGGTGAGAAGATCACTACAACGGTACGTATCTGGAATGAGACTGTGTCCAACCTGACCCTGATGGCACTCGGTTCCTCTGCCCCAGAAATTCTCCTGTCAGTGGTGGAGGTCTGTGGTCACAACTTTGAGGCTGGTGAACTGGGCCCCAACACCATTGTAGGAAGTGCTGCTTTTAACATGTTTGTCATCATTGGTCTTTGTGTGTCCGTCATTCCTGAAGGACAGACTAGAAAGGTGAAGCACCTGCGTGTATTCTTCGTCACCGCTGCCTGGAGCATCTTTGCGTACACTTGGCTTTACATAATCCTCGCTGTCTCCTCCCCAGGTGTTGTTGAAATATGGGAGGGGCTActcactctctccttctttccaATCTGCGTTGTCTTTGCTTATGTCGCCGACCGCAGACTTCTCTTTTACAAGTACATGTACAAACGTTACAGAGCAGGAAGACGAAGGGGAATGATCATCGAAACCGAGGGAGAACCAGAGCTCCCCCAGAAGGTCGACTTGGAGATGGATGGCAAAATTCTCAGCTCCTGCAGAGAGGTATTTGTGGACAGTCAGGTGGGACTTGATGTGAAGGatctggatgaggaggaggctcGCAGAGAGGTTTCCAGGATCCTGAAGGAGCTGAAGCTTAAACATCCAGAAAAGGAGCTGGAGCAGCTGATGGAGCTTGCCAATTATCAGGTTTTATCCCAGCAACAAAAGAGTCGTGCATTCTACCGCTGCCAGGCAACCAGGATCATGACTGGAGCAGGCAACATCCTGAAGAAGCACAACTCTGACCAGGCCAAGAGAGATGCTCAGCACGAATTCTCCTCTGAGGTTTCAGTGAACGACTTCTCCTCCAAGGTTTTCTTTGACCCGGGTACATACCAATGTTTAGAGAACTGTGGCAGTGTGGCGCTGAATGTTGTGCGTCGTGGTGGAGACCTAACAAAGACAGTCTTAGTGGACTACCGGACGGAGGACAGCACTGCCAACGCTGGCTCAGACTATCGGTTCACTGAGGGAACTGTCATGTTCCAGCCGGGTGAGACTGAAAAAGAAATACGTGTTGATATCAttgatgatgacatttttgaggAAGACGAACATTTCCTGGTTCACCTCAGCAACGTGAGGGTCATATCAGGGAGTGCTGGCTCAGAAGGCCACGAGGACAACCCCGTGGACGCCCTTGCAGGGTTAGGTCTGCCGTGCACAGCCAGTGTCACCATCTATGATGATGACCATGCGGGGATCTTCACATTTGAGGAGCCGTTGGTGACTGTGAGCGAGAGTGTTGGAGTGATGGCGGTGAAGGTGGTTCGGGCCTCGGGAGCTCGGGGCGTGGTGGTGGTTCCATATAAAACTATGGAGGGGACAGCGAAAGGCGGCGGCGAGGACTTTGAAGACACATACGGAGTCCTAGAGTTTCAGAACGACGAGATCTT TAAAACTATTCTGATCAATATAATTGATGATGAAGAAtatgagaaaaacaagaagttCTTCCTTGAGATTGGAGAACCTCAGCTGCTGGAGATGAGTGAGAGGAAAG CCGTGTTACTTCAGGAAGTCG GTGGATTCACAAAAACAA aCAAACAGCTGTTTG GTAGAGACATCTATAGGAAGGTTCAGGGAAGAGAATGCTCTGCCCACTCTGCCATTATCAACATCACAG AGGGGAGCAAGGTGGGTGTGacaaagaaggaggaggaggagcgacgTATCGCTGAGCTGGGTCGACCCACGCtgggtgaacacatgaaactgGAGGTCGTAATTGAGGAGTCGTACGAGTTCAAG AATATCGTGGACAAACTGATCAAAAAAACCAACCTGGCTCTGTTGATCGGGACAAACAGCTGGAGGGAGCAGTTTGTTAATGCCATCACCGTCAGCTCTG gtgatgatgaagatgacgatgGCAAGGACAAGCTTCCATCCTGTTTTGACTATGTCATGCACTTCATCACCATCTTCTGGAAGCTTCTGTTTGCCTTGGTCCCACCCACAGATGTGTGGAACGGGTGGGCGTGTTTTGTGGTGTCCATCTCTGTCATCGGGATCCTGACCGCCTTCATCGGGGACCTGGCATCACACTTCGGCTGCACCATTGGCCTCAAAGACTCGGTCACTGCTGTGGTGTTTGTGGCTCTGGGCACTTCAGTACCAG acacgTTTGCCAGTAAAGTTGCAGCTATCCAGGATCAATATGCTGATGCCTCCATTGGAAACGTGACAGGAAGTAATGCTGTCAACGTCTTCCTGGGTATCGGTGTGGCGTGGTCCATCGCCGCCATCTACCACTTCTTCAAAGGCCAGAAGTTCAGGGTGGACCCGGGAACGCTGGCCTTCTCCGTCACACTCTTCACCATCTTCGCCTTCATCTGCGTCGCCGTCCTCGTCTACCGGCGCCGGCCGGACATCGGTGGGGAGCTTGGTGGACCTCGTGTCCCCAAGATTCTGACCACCTGCTTGTTCTTCAGCCTGTGGCTGATGTACATCATCTTCTCCTCACTGGAAGCCAACTGCCACATCCAGGGCTTCTGA
- the LOC122762822 gene encoding sodium/calcium exchanger 1-like isoform X3 translates to MIQARTSTCQLLLFVTIIWIEVQNPVAAGGSEVTLRSNSTVSNHTKCGGSTECKEGVILRVWKPDNPAFPDRLARASIYFVGLVYMFVGVSIIADRFMASIEVITSQERQITIKKPNGEKITTTVRIWNETVSNLTLMALGSSAPEILLSVVEVCGHNFEAGELGPNTIVGSAAFNMFVIIGLCVSVIPEGQTRKVKHLRVFFVTAAWSIFAYTWLYIILAVSSPGVVEIWEGLLTLSFFPICVVFAYVADRRLLFYKYMYKRYRAGRRRGMIIETEGEPELPQKVDLEMDGKILSSCREVFVDSQVGLDVKDLDEEEARREVSRILKELKLKHPEKELEQLMELANYQVLSQQQKSRAFYRCQATRIMTGAGNILKKHNSDQAKRDAQHEFSSEVSVNDFSSKVFFDPGTYQCLENCGSVALNVVRRGGDLTKTVLVDYRTEDSTANAGSDYRFTEGTVMFQPGETEKEIRVDIIDDDIFEEDEHFLVHLSNVRVISGSAGSEGHEDNPVDALAGLGLPCTASVTIYDDDHAGIFTFEEPLVTVSESVGVMAVKVVRASGARGVVVVPYKTMEGTAKGGGEDFEDTYGVLEFQNDEILCFFSPSVLSSSKTILINIIDDEEYEKNKKFFLEIGEPQLLEMSERKAVLLQEVGGFTKTSRDIYRKVQGRECSAHSAIINITEEGSKVGVTKKEEEERRIAELGRPTLGEHMKLEVVIEESYEFKNIVDKLIKKTNLALLIGTNSWREQFVNAITVSSGDDEDDDGKDKLPSCFDYVMHFITIFWKLLFALVPPTDVWNGWACFVVSISVIGILTAFIGDLASHFGCTIGLKDSVTAVVFVALGTSVPDTFASKVAAIQDQYADASIGNVTGSNAVNVFLGIGVAWSIAAIYHFFKGQKFRVDPGTLAFSVTLFTIFAFICVAVLVYRRRPDIGGELGGPRVPKILTTCLFFSLWLMYIIFSSLEANCHIQGF, encoded by the exons ATGATCCAAGCCAGGACCTCGACCTGTCAGCTGCTTCTCTTTGTGACCATCATCTGGATAGAGGTCCAGAATCCTGTGGCAGCAGGAGGGTCTGAGGTGACCTTGAGGTCCAACAGCACCGTCAGCAACCACACAAAATGCGGTGGCAGCACTGAATGCAAAGAGGGCGTGATTCTACGGGTGTGGAAGCCAGACAACCCAGCATTCCCTGACCGTCTCGCCAGAGccagtatttattttgttgggTTGGTGTACATGTTTGTAGGCGTGTCCATCATTGCTGACCGCTTCATGGCGTCCATTGAGGTCATCACCTCCCAAGAAAGGCAGATCACCATCAAGAAACCAAATGGTGAGAAGATCACTACAACGGTACGTATCTGGAATGAGACTGTGTCCAACCTGACCCTGATGGCACTCGGTTCCTCTGCCCCAGAAATTCTCCTGTCAGTGGTGGAGGTCTGTGGTCACAACTTTGAGGCTGGTGAACTGGGCCCCAACACCATTGTAGGAAGTGCTGCTTTTAACATGTTTGTCATCATTGGTCTTTGTGTGTCCGTCATTCCTGAAGGACAGACTAGAAAGGTGAAGCACCTGCGTGTATTCTTCGTCACCGCTGCCTGGAGCATCTTTGCGTACACTTGGCTTTACATAATCCTCGCTGTCTCCTCCCCAGGTGTTGTTGAAATATGGGAGGGGCTActcactctctccttctttccaATCTGCGTTGTCTTTGCTTATGTCGCCGACCGCAGACTTCTCTTTTACAAGTACATGTACAAACGTTACAGAGCAGGAAGACGAAGGGGAATGATCATCGAAACCGAGGGAGAACCAGAGCTCCCCCAGAAGGTCGACTTGGAGATGGATGGCAAAATTCTCAGCTCCTGCAGAGAGGTATTTGTGGACAGTCAGGTGGGACTTGATGTGAAGGatctggatgaggaggaggctcGCAGAGAGGTTTCCAGGATCCTGAAGGAGCTGAAGCTTAAACATCCAGAAAAGGAGCTGGAGCAGCTGATGGAGCTTGCCAATTATCAGGTTTTATCCCAGCAACAAAAGAGTCGTGCATTCTACCGCTGCCAGGCAACCAGGATCATGACTGGAGCAGGCAACATCCTGAAGAAGCACAACTCTGACCAGGCCAAGAGAGATGCTCAGCACGAATTCTCCTCTGAGGTTTCAGTGAACGACTTCTCCTCCAAGGTTTTCTTTGACCCGGGTACATACCAATGTTTAGAGAACTGTGGCAGTGTGGCGCTGAATGTTGTGCGTCGTGGTGGAGACCTAACAAAGACAGTCTTAGTGGACTACCGGACGGAGGACAGCACTGCCAACGCTGGCTCAGACTATCGGTTCACTGAGGGAACTGTCATGTTCCAGCCGGGTGAGACTGAAAAAGAAATACGTGTTGATATCAttgatgatgacatttttgaggAAGACGAACATTTCCTGGTTCACCTCAGCAACGTGAGGGTCATATCAGGGAGTGCTGGCTCAGAAGGCCACGAGGACAACCCCGTGGACGCCCTTGCAGGGTTAGGTCTGCCGTGCACAGCCAGTGTCACCATCTATGATGATGACCATGCGGGGATCTTCACATTTGAGGAGCCGTTGGTGACTGTGAGCGAGAGTGTTGGAGTGATGGCGGTGAAGGTGGTTCGGGCCTCGGGAGCTCGGGGCGTGGTGGTGGTTCCATATAAAACTATGGAGGGGACAGCGAAAGGCGGCGGCGAGGACTTTGAAGACACATACGGAGTCCTAGAGTTTCAGAACGACGAGATCTT ATGcttcttttctccctctgttcTTTCTTCCAGTAAAACTATTCTGATCAATATAATTGATGATGAAGAAtatgagaaaaacaagaagttCTTCCTTGAGATTGGAGAACCTCAGCTGCTGGAGATGAGTGAGAGGAAAG CCGTGTTACTTCAGGAAGTCG GTGGATTCACAAAAACAA GTAGAGACATCTATAGGAAGGTTCAGGGAAGAGAATGCTCTGCCCACTCTGCCATTATCAACATCACAG AAGAGGGGAGCAAGGTGGGTGTGacaaagaaggaggaggaggagcgacgTATCGCTGAGCTGGGTCGACCCACGCtgggtgaacacatgaaactgGAGGTCGTAATTGAGGAGTCGTACGAGTTCAAG AATATCGTGGACAAACTGATCAAAAAAACCAACCTGGCTCTGTTGATCGGGACAAACAGCTGGAGGGAGCAGTTTGTTAATGCCATCACCGTCAGCTCTG gtgatgatgaagatgacgatgGCAAGGACAAGCTTCCATCCTGTTTTGACTATGTCATGCACTTCATCACCATCTTCTGGAAGCTTCTGTTTGCCTTGGTCCCACCCACAGATGTGTGGAACGGGTGGGCGTGTTTTGTGGTGTCCATCTCTGTCATCGGGATCCTGACCGCCTTCATCGGGGACCTGGCATCACACTTCGGCTGCACCATTGGCCTCAAAGACTCGGTCACTGCTGTGGTGTTTGTGGCTCTGGGCACTTCAGTACCAG acacgTTTGCCAGTAAAGTTGCAGCTATCCAGGATCAATATGCTGATGCCTCCATTGGAAACGTGACAGGAAGTAATGCTGTCAACGTCTTCCTGGGTATCGGTGTGGCGTGGTCCATCGCCGCCATCTACCACTTCTTCAAAGGCCAGAAGTTCAGGGTGGACCCGGGAACGCTGGCCTTCTCCGTCACACTCTTCACCATCTTCGCCTTCATCTGCGTCGCCGTCCTCGTCTACCGGCGCCGGCCGGACATCGGTGGGGAGCTTGGTGGACCTCGTGTCCCCAAGATTCTGACCACCTGCTTGTTCTTCAGCCTGTGGCTGATGTACATCATCTTCTCCTCACTGGAAGCCAACTGCCACATCCAGGGCTTCTGA